The following coding sequences are from one Sporomusaceae bacterium window:
- a CDS encoding LemA family protein — MNKSLWVVIAVVALLVVFGFSSYNSLVGMNENVNGKWSQIENMLQRRADLIPNLVSTVKGYAVHEQQAIAAVADARAKLAGAGGPAAKAQANGELNSALSRLLVVVENYPNLKADQNFRALMDELSGTENRIAVARKDYNDAVQGYNTKIRSLPTSIFAGMMGFGPKEYFRAEEGAKQVPQVKF; from the coding sequence GTGAACAAATCACTCTGGGTCGTCATCGCCGTGGTCGCCCTGCTCGTCGTCTTCGGCTTTTCAAGCTACAACAGCCTCGTCGGCATGAACGAAAACGTCAACGGCAAATGGAGCCAGATCGAAAACATGCTCCAGCGCCGCGCCGATCTCATCCCCAACCTCGTCAGCACCGTCAAGGGCTACGCCGTCCACGAGCAGCAGGCCATCGCCGCGGTAGCCGACGCCCGCGCCAAGCTGGCCGGCGCCGGCGGTCCCGCCGCCAAGGCCCAGGCCAACGGCGAACTTAACTCCGCCCTCTCCCGCCTGCTCGTCGTCGTCGAAAACTACCCCAACCTCAAGGCCGACCAAAACTTCCGCGCCCTCATGGACGAGCTCTCCGGCACCGAAAACCGCATCGCCGTCGCCCGCAAGGATTACAACGACGCCGTCCAGGGCTACAACACCAAGATCCGTTCCCTACCGACCAGCATCTTCGCCGGCATGATGGGCTTCGGCCCCAAAGAATACTTCCGGGCCGAAGAAGGCGCCAAGCAGGTACCCCAGGTCAAATTCTAA
- a CDS encoding TPM domain-containing protein, with product MKKWLACLLLAAFLLSGAVAWAQPAIPPAPTSGSLFVRDYAGVLSEDAKTRINFLGSQLKGKTKAHIVAVVVKTTDGAPPAEYALAILRQWGVGDKTKNNGVVILVAIDDRASRIEVGYGLEGRLPDAKTGRIQDEYMLPYFQRGDYDRGVYNGYLAVAQEAAQEYGITLDGDKKKTLSRPQPAGDAPWWDALPWWGKILLLAGAIGLFILDWVFFGGQFTWLILSLLMRRGGGGGGGGGFGGGSGGGGGSDRRW from the coding sequence ATGAAAAAGTGGCTGGCCTGCCTGTTGCTGGCGGCGTTCCTGCTTTCCGGCGCTGTGGCCTGGGCCCAGCCTGCCATTCCGCCCGCGCCCACCTCAGGCAGCCTCTTCGTCCGCGACTACGCCGGCGTCCTCAGCGAAGACGCCAAAACGAGGATCAACTTCCTCGGTTCCCAGCTAAAAGGCAAAACAAAAGCCCACATCGTCGCCGTCGTCGTCAAAACCACCGACGGCGCGCCACCGGCCGAATACGCCCTCGCCATCCTCAGGCAGTGGGGCGTCGGCGACAAAACAAAAAACAACGGCGTCGTCATCCTCGTCGCCATCGACGACCGCGCCTCCCGCATCGAAGTCGGCTACGGCCTCGAAGGGCGGCTGCCCGACGCCAAAACCGGCCGCATCCAGGACGAATACATGCTGCCCTACTTCCAGCGCGGCGACTACGACCGGGGCGTCTACAACGGCTACCTCGCCGTCGCCCAGGAAGCCGCCCAGGAATACGGCATCACCCTCGACGGCGACAAGAAGAAAACCCTCTCCCGGCCCCAGCCGGCGGGCGACGCCCCCTGGTGGGACGCCCTGCCCTGGTGGGGCAAGATCCTTCTCCTCGCCGGCGCCATCGGTCTCTTCATCCTCGACTGGGTCTTCTTCGGCGGCCAGTTCACCTGGCTCATCCTGTCCCTCCTCATGCGCCGCGGCGGTGGGGGAGGGGGGGGAGGAGGATTTGGCGGAGGGTCAGGCGGAGGCGGCGGCTCCGACCGCCGCTGGTGA